A window from Deltaproteobacteria bacterium encodes these proteins:
- a CDS encoding MFS transporter: MKSTPPQTNDAVARELDVSPSQARSILIVCFLLYMVNCMDRQVLSAVLQPMKLDLGLSDTQVGLIQTGFLLSIAILAFPISYLVDRWSRRKAIGIMAIIWSVFTFVTGLGKSFWGVIVPRSLVGAGEAGFSAGGTAMIAAVYPHEARAKAMGIFNAAIPLGAGLGVMVGGTISVHFGGWRSPFFVFALPGLVLGILAFFLKDYKTVENIDEHGQIRGLFKSGFSLYKIPTMRWVYLSNAMMTTTAYSFLTWGPAYVMRVQGIDEEKAGLLIGILSLMAIIGAPLGGWLADTWNRSHPKGRIYMPLLSLVCMSIFFLLSIYFELKGIGLVFGFMLGVALVLPIPAYGALTQDVVTPDRKGMAFGMNTFSMYVLGGGWAPIVIGYVSDLFGGGARGLKWALMIASVGGILAALALFVASKTYLEDLNKVRGYRLEADN, from the coding sequence ATGAAAAGCACCCCCCCGCAAACCAATGACGCCGTTGCCCGGGAGCTGGATGTCAGCCCCTCGCAGGCAAGAAGCATTCTGATCGTCTGCTTCCTCCTCTACATGGTGAACTGCATGGACAGGCAGGTGCTGTCCGCCGTGCTGCAGCCGATGAAGCTCGACCTCGGGCTGAGCGACACCCAGGTCGGCCTGATCCAGACCGGGTTTCTGCTTTCCATTGCCATCCTGGCCTTTCCCATTTCCTACCTTGTGGACCGGTGGAGCCGGCGCAAGGCCATCGGCATCATGGCCATCATCTGGAGTGTTTTCACCTTTGTGACCGGCCTGGGGAAAAGCTTTTGGGGGGTGATCGTTCCCCGCTCTCTGGTGGGTGCCGGCGAGGCCGGATTCTCTGCCGGCGGAACGGCCATGATCGCCGCCGTTTACCCCCACGAGGCCCGGGCCAAGGCCATGGGCATCTTCAACGCGGCCATTCCCCTGGGCGCCGGGTTGGGGGTCATGGTCGGCGGAACCATTTCCGTTCACTTCGGCGGATGGCGATCCCCGTTTTTCGTCTTCGCCCTCCCCGGTCTGGTGCTGGGCATTCTCGCGTTTTTTCTTAAGGACTACAAGACAGTGGAAAACATCGACGAACACGGTCAAATACGTGGCCTGTTCAAATCCGGCTTTTCCCTGTACAAAATCCCCACCATGCGTTGGGTATATCTCAGCAACGCCATGATGACGACCACGGCATATTCATTTCTGACCTGGGGGCCGGCTTACGTCATGCGCGTTCAGGGCATCGATGAGGAAAAGGCCGGACTGCTCATCGGCATCCTGAGCCTCATGGCCATCATCGGGGCGCCGCTGGGCGGCTGGCTGGCCGACACCTGGAACCGCAGCCATCCAAAGGGGCGCATTTACATGCCCCTGCTTTCCCTGGTCTGCATGTCCATCTTCTTTCTTTTGAGCATCTATTTCGAGTTGAAAGGCATCGGCCTTGTGTTCGGTTTCATGCTGGGCGTCGCCCTGGTACTGCCCATACCGGCCTATGGCGCATTGACCCAGGACGTGGTGACCCCGGACCGCAAAGGCATGGCCTTTGGCATGAACACCTTCAGCATGTATGTGTTGGGGGGCGGCTGGGCGCCCATCGTCATCGGCTATGTCTCCGACCTGTTCGGTGGTGGCGCCCGGGGGTTGAAATGGGCGCTGATGATCGCCTCCGTTGGCGGCATTTTGGCGGCACTGGCCCTTTTTGTCGCCTCTAAAACCTATTTGGAGGACCTGAACAAGGTTCGCGGATACCGGCTGGAGGCAGACAACTGA
- a CDS encoding acyl-CoA dehydrogenase family protein, with protein MKHQLIRKTVREFAESEIKPHVARLDKESRFPWEIVEKMKPLNFFGLQAPREYGGANLDTISYVIAIEELSRVSAALGLCVTVHNSVGLYPILAFGTRKQKERFIPAMANGDSIGAFCLTEANAGSDAGGVETWAVETEDAFVLNGTKIFVTNGGVCGTVLVFAVSEGGGKTRTGVYIVEKGCPGFSVGEIEDLCGMRANPVSSLFFEDCSVPKGHLLGKAGQGIKIALTALDTGRLGIAAQALGIAQAAFDDSVTYAKERQQFNKPLAGFQTIQNYLADMSTDVEASRLLLYRAAALKDAGTPFSSEAAMAKLHCSATARKVTDLAVQIHGGYGYSKEYDVERYFRDAKVTEIYEGTSEVQRMVIARAILARPA; from the coding sequence ATGAAACACCAGCTGATCCGCAAAACCGTGAGAGAATTTGCGGAAAGCGAAATCAAACCCCACGTGGCCCGGCTCGACAAGGAGTCGCGCTTTCCGTGGGAGATCGTCGAAAAAATGAAACCCTTGAACTTCTTCGGGCTGCAGGCGCCGCGGGAATACGGCGGAGCGAACCTCGACACCATCAGCTACGTCATCGCCATCGAGGAACTCTCCAGGGTGTCGGCGGCCCTCGGCCTCTGCGTAACCGTGCACAACAGTGTGGGTCTCTACCCCATCCTCGCCTTCGGTACCCGCAAGCAAAAGGAGAGGTTCATCCCGGCCATGGCAAACGGCGACAGCATCGGCGCCTTTTGCCTCACCGAGGCCAATGCCGGCTCCGATGCCGGCGGCGTCGAGACCTGGGCGGTCGAGACGGAAGACGCCTTCGTGCTGAACGGCACCAAGATCTTCGTCACCAACGGCGGGGTGTGCGGCACCGTCCTGGTGTTCGCCGTGTCCGAAGGCGGCGGCAAAACCCGGACGGGTGTTTACATCGTCGAGAAGGGCTGCCCGGGCTTTTCGGTGGGTGAAATCGAGGACCTGTGCGGGATGCGCGCCAACCCGGTGTCATCCCTGTTTTTCGAGGATTGCAGTGTCCCCAAGGGTCATCTGCTGGGCAAAGCGGGGCAGGGCATCAAAATCGCTTTGACCGCTCTCGACACGGGACGCTTGGGAATTGCCGCCCAGGCCCTGGGAATCGCCCAGGCGGCTTTCGACGATTCCGTAACCTATGCCAAGGAACGCCAGCAGTTCAACAAGCCGTTGGCCGGGTTTCAGACCATCCAGAACTATCTGGCGGACATGTCCACGGATGTCGAGGCCTCGCGGCTGCTCCTCTACAGGGCCGCGGCCCTAAAAGACGCGGGCACGCCCTTTTCGTCCGAAGCCGCCATGGCCAAACTGCACTGCAGCGCCACGGCCAGAAAGGTGACAGATCTGGCCGTGCAGATCCACGGCGGGTACGGCTACAGCAAGGAATACGACGTGGAGCGCTATTTCAGGGACGCCAAAGTCACCGAAATATATGAGGGCACCAGCGAAGTCCAGCGCATGGTGATCGCCCGCGCCATTTTGGCACGGCCCGCGTAG
- a CDS encoding electron transfer flavoprotein subunit beta/FixA family protein — MLNIIVCIKQVPMVSELPWDSKTGTLKRELAMGMMDPASRRALEAALRLKARQAASIRAVAMGPPMAEEILHQAKALGADEGYLLTDRRMAGADTFLTSHILARFIRQECRDLGLVLCGAQTSDSETAQVGPQLAEALDIPAITYVEHLEVKKNTLTARRHVDEYFEVMQMTLPGLVTIDLSAYSPRHLALEGVERAFENPSIHVLNAGQLGLGEDFSALKDSPTRIIDVYSPAAHKENRVLKGSVKQIVDRLFDEYGKVIGGAMGKDIQAHEHGETR, encoded by the coding sequence GTGTTGAACATAATCGTTTGTATCAAGCAGGTCCCCATGGTGTCCGAGCTGCCGTGGGATTCCAAAACCGGAACATTGAAGCGCGAACTGGCCATGGGGATGATGGACCCCGCAAGCCGGCGGGCGCTGGAGGCGGCCCTGCGTTTGAAGGCGCGTCAGGCGGCGAGCATCCGCGCCGTGGCCATGGGGCCGCCCATGGCGGAGGAGATTCTGCACCAGGCCAAGGCGCTGGGCGCCGATGAAGGCTATCTGCTCACCGACAGACGCATGGCCGGCGCGGACACCTTTCTCACCAGCCACATCCTGGCCCGGTTCATCCGGCAGGAATGCCGCGACCTCGGCCTGGTGCTGTGCGGTGCCCAGACCAGCGACAGCGAAACCGCGCAAGTGGGTCCGCAGCTGGCCGAGGCGCTGGACATCCCGGCGATCACCTATGTCGAACACCTGGAAGTCAAAAAGAACACCCTGACGGCCCGACGCCATGTGGACGAGTATTTCGAAGTCATGCAGATGACGCTGCCAGGTCTCGTCACCATCGACCTTTCCGCCTACAGCCCCAGGCATCTGGCCCTCGAGGGGGTGGAGCGGGCCTTCGAAAACCCGAGCATCCATGTGCTGAATGCCGGCCAACTGGGGTTGGGCGAAGACTTCAGCGCCCTGAAGGATTCGCCCACGCGGATCATCGACGTGTACTCGCCCGCCGCGCACAAGGAAAACCGGGTCCTCAAAGGGTCGGTGAAACAGATCGTGGACCGGTTGTTCGATGAATACGGCAAAGTCATCGGCGGGGCCATGGGAAAAGACATCCAGGCGCATGAGCACGGTGAGACGAGATGA
- a CDS encoding electron transfer flavoprotein subunit alpha/FixB family protein: MKHGSDIWVFGDYRNYFQNRVTLQILSKAVDLASVTSGSVCAVVFGHNVEEYTAEYIAHGAQKVYVVDHRSLAAYAMETYAGLLFRLVKEHEPETLLVGATRFGQELAPRVAKRLATGLTADCIDLEIDAKGRLVQVAPSFGGNLIAKIITPVHRPQMATVRPGTFQERPHDYQATGEVIPLSLPGDLPPDRIKRVTSELKPSKRQRIEDADIVICGGRGMGSKGKFRKLYDLAALMNAEVGATRPVVYSEWAPADALVGQAGKSIRPKLLLSFGVSGAIQHTAALAGADFIVAVNKNPNATMMKMADVAIVADANQACLGIIRALKEKLRE, translated from the coding sequence ATGAAGCACGGCAGCGACATCTGGGTATTCGGCGATTACCGCAACTATTTTCAGAACAGGGTAACCTTGCAGATCCTGTCCAAGGCCGTGGACCTGGCTTCCGTCACCAGCGGATCGGTGTGTGCCGTCGTGTTCGGCCACAACGTGGAGGAGTACACGGCCGAATACATTGCCCACGGCGCCCAAAAGGTGTACGTGGTGGACCATCGCTCCCTGGCCGCCTATGCCATGGAGACCTATGCCGGCCTTCTGTTCCGGCTGGTCAAAGAACACGAACCGGAAACACTGCTGGTGGGTGCCACCCGTTTCGGGCAGGAACTGGCCCCCCGGGTCGCCAAACGACTGGCCACCGGCCTCACCGCCGATTGCATCGATCTCGAAATCGACGCCAAAGGACGGCTGGTGCAGGTCGCACCGTCCTTCGGGGGCAACCTGATCGCCAAAATCATCACCCCCGTCCACCGCCCCCAGATGGCCACGGTACGCCCCGGTACCTTCCAGGAAAGGCCCCACGACTACCAGGCGACCGGCGAGGTCATTCCCCTGTCCCTGCCCGGGGATCTGCCCCCTGATAGGATCAAACGGGTGACCTCCGAGCTGAAGCCGTCCAAGAGACAGCGGATAGAAGACGCCGATATCGTGATCTGCGGCGGCCGCGGCATGGGCAGCAAGGGAAAATTCAGGAAGCTGTACGACCTGGCCGCACTCATGAACGCGGAAGTGGGCGCCACCAGGCCCGTGGTCTACTCGGAGTGGGCCCCTGCGGACGCTCTGGTGGGCCAGGCCGGCAAGAGCATCAGGCCCAAATTACTCCTCTCTTTCGGCGTCAGCGGCGCCATCCAGCACACGGCCGCACTGGCAGGGGCGGACTTCATCGTCGCCGTCAACAAAAACCCCAACGCCACCATGATGAAAATGGCCGATGTGGCCATTGTGGCCGAC